A genome region from Macrobrachium rosenbergii isolate ZJJX-2024 chromosome 42, ASM4041242v1, whole genome shotgun sequence includes the following:
- the LOC136827766 gene encoding uncharacterized protein — translation MLFVEEINLEEQKREKRETELDKFRGGCTGTDAAILETIPQVHYQHSQECKLSCSVGLVSSKSFEPKEGIVASGVFRRTGEEFSDTTAKCQAHHSGIGATSFPTRSDLTCGTTMTKPQRQEVEKLMVGLGDGREEKGREELPLGAREEILLKLGTKKLNLLKSKICLPQVVVLASLLAVGYGAPQFFSRGFPFTPRPFRPAPAPQPYHNRHIATIRDFREDQGNGNFRYEFETENGINVNAVGRPGSKGQSNIAGSFSFPFPEGGSGSLSYVADEFGFRPESPLIPTAPPLPAHAVEQIRTAEQQRARGIRFD, via the exons ATGCTCTTTGTGGAAGAGATAAATCTGGAAGAGCAGAAACGAGAAAAACGGGAGACGGAATTGGATAAATTCAGAGGGGGATGCACGGGGACCGACGCGGCCATTTTGGAGACAATACCACAGGTCCACTACCAGCACTCCCAGGAATGCAAATTGTCCTGCAGTGTGGGCCTTGTCTCGTCGAAGTCTTTTGAGCCCAAAGAGGGCATTGTAGCGTCTGGGGTCTTTCGAAGGACAGGG GAAGAATTCTCAGACACCACCGCCAAATGTCAAGCCCATCACTCTGGCATTGGTGCGACCTCCTTCCCCACCCGATCTGACCTGACCTGTGGCACTACCATGACCAAACCTCAACGACAAGAAGTGGAGAAGCTCATGGTGGGTTTGGGAGATGGGAGGGAAGAGAAGGGCCGAGAGGAGTTACCCTTAGGTGCACGGGAGGAGATATTATTGAAATTGGGG accaaaaaattaaatcttcTGAAGTCGAAAATCTGTCTCCCTCAGGTTGTTGTCTTGGCTAGCCTTCTGGCCGTAGGGTACGGCGCCCCTCAGTTCTTCTCCAGGGGCTTCCCGTTCACGCCTCGCCCTTTCAGACCAGCCCCTGCACCCCAACCTTACCACAACCGTCACATCGCCACCATCAGAGATTTCCGTGAGGACCAGGGCAATGGAAACTTCCGCTACGAGTTCGAAACGGAGAACGGCATTAACGTCAACGCCGTCGGAAGGCCAGGGTCCAAAGGGCAGAGCAACATCGCCGGAAGCTTCAG cttcCCATTCCCTGAAGGAGGTTCCGGTAGCCTTTCCTACGTAGCCGACGAATTTGGGTTCCGTCCTGAGTCCCCACTGATCCCCACTGCTCCCCCACTGCCCGCCCATGCAGTGGAACAGATCCGCACTGCGGAACAGCAGCGCGCCCGCGGGATCCGTTTTGACTAG